A genomic segment from Cygnus atratus isolate AKBS03 ecotype Queensland, Australia chromosome Z, CAtr_DNAZoo_HiC_assembly, whole genome shotgun sequence encodes:
- the TMEM267 gene encoding transmembrane protein 267, whose protein sequence is MVFAMASETEKAHALLQTFSTASVISSLGLGIFCFAADRLLQFSFIQQNDWLRAFSDNAVHGILGMWSWAIVIGLRKKSDFTEVTLAGFLASVIDVDHFFLAGSLSLKAALNLPQRPLLHCSTVIPVVALTLKFIMHLFRLKDSWCFLPWMLFISWTSHHVRDGIRHGLWICPFGKTPPLPYWLYVAITASLPHLCSFIMYLTGTRELMSIKHGIHIDV, encoded by the exons ATGGTCTTTGCCATGGCGTCTGAGACTGAAAAGGCCCATGCTCTCCTCCAAACTTTCAGCACAGCTTCAGTTATTTCTAGTCTAGGTTTGGGAAtattctgctttgctgcagacaggcttctgcagttttccttcATTCAGCAAAACGACTGGCTCCGAGCCTTCTCTGATAATGCAGTGCACGGTATACTAGGAATGTGGTCCTGGGCGATAGTGATCGGACTCCGGAAGAAAAGCGACTTCACAGAAGTCACCCTGGCTGGCTTCCTTGCCTCTGTCATCGACGTGGACCACTTCTTCCTTGCTGGCTCCCTGTCATTAAAG gctgctctcaATCTTCCCCAGAGACCACTTCTCCACTGTTCTACTGTGATTCCTGTTGTGGCTCTGACATTAAAGTTTATTATGCACCTTTTCAGGCTTAAAGACTCATGGTGCTTTCTTCCTTGGATGTTGTTCATATCCTGGACTTCTCATCATGTTCGTGATGGGATTCGCCATGGCCTCTGGATCTGCCCGTTCGGAAAAACTCCTCCTTTGCCATATTGGCTGTATGTGGCAATAACAGCATCTTTACCTCATCTATGTTCATTTATTATGTATTTGACAGGCACTAGAGAATTAATGTCTATAAAACACGGAATTCACATTGATGTATAA
- the CCL28 gene encoding C-C motif chemokine 28 translates to MDVNLVTVLALLTVAVSQTSETLFPGAFNCCTKISDEIPKGILPRVERFEIQKADGLCHLEAVILYIGDRKFCVSPQIRRVKKWMKKKHKIAGKKAHGRKQRRSKSNKKERSSSNMMKQVP, encoded by the exons ATGGATGTGAACTTAGTCACTGTTCTTGCTCTTCTAACAGTCGCAGTTAGTCAGACGTCTGAGA ctttgtttcctGGGGCCTTTAACTGTTGCACgaaaatttcagatgaaattccCAAAGGAATTCTCCCAAGAGTGGAGAGGTTTGAAATCCAGAAAGCTGATGGCCTGTGTCACCTAGAAGCTGTTAT TCTCTACATAGGAGACAGAAAGTTCTGTGTGAGCCCGCAGATTAGAAGAGTTAAAAAATGGATGAAGAAGAAGCACAAAATTGCTGGGAAAAAAGCTCACGgtagaaaacagagaagaagcaaaagtaataaaaaagagagaagcagcagtaaCATGATGAAGCAAGTCCCATGA